A single genomic interval of Patescibacteria group bacterium harbors:
- a CDS encoding peptidase G2 autoproteolytic cleavage domain-containing protein: protein MLVSNGSSALPNLASVTNTDTGLIVTDTLVAITIDNDTDFQVSNGVMRIPATMNWMPDSSLSISRAAMDTMAFSTDGEVMRLTPSRSVGIGTTSPYAKLSVMNAYGESTTPLFTIASSSTGVATSTYLTVLANGNVGIGTADPGSYKLNVGGTTYFDGNSSVHGNLTVSAQNFLYFSTTKTGISGNGASDDSVNYMNFMVNNATKMYIANTGNIGIGTTTPAWNLQIASSTKTQFALSDMSAAADQKHWLLSSMGGSFYISTSSDALATSTISALTINSNGYIGIATTSPYKQLSVNGNAYVTGTMQVGSYTLPNTDGSTGYILKTDGSGAVSWQADNSGAAGGASGWTFIANGIYNATSTDTVMIGGSTISNAANSLEVTGSSYFSGNVGIGTTTPNWNLQVAGTRPFLTLSDMSAGLDAKHWFMSSQGGNLYIGTSSDDLTSTTTYLTVSSAGQTTIGNSDSSEAMRITAAGNVGIGTSSPLTKLSVQGTAGQPILNIASSTGASLLYINEFGNVGIGTANPGSYKLYVNGIGYFNSNIYGSWLYGDKFLANIGSAALPSYSHSTDSDTGMFLPDGNIIGFSTGSAERMRITSSGNVGIGTTSPYSLLSISNSVSTPANTPLFTIASTTGGTATSTFMTVLANGNVGIGTANPTTKLEVSGAISASSYINSSTFVSGNSAVVAGTSGMYYSILASGNYGFGAATSLGARPLTLASGNAATYTDGYINFSTAGLERMRVSSDGNVGIGTTTPAWNLQIASSTKTQFALSDMSAAANQKHWVLSSMGGSLYIATSSDALATSTFTALSINSNGYIGIGTTSPSKLLSVNGNAYVTGTLQVGPYTLPNTDGSDGQVLKTNAAGVLTWSADNSAAGASGVGWASSTLDTTSIYFTGSGKVGIGTTTPNSLFHIAGPTPKFTLSDTSAGANLKHWFMQSSGGSLYFATTSDALVDSGTRALTINSLGYVGIGTSSPQTALHIGTASSTMISQYGNSLMVSGELEVAGSAYLGAMEFPTDGGAISWIDMAVSGSVATGTIESYTARIGGTDILTVYAEADGYLGGVTPSSSRVGIGTTSPFARLSIAGAGTGTGYAFAVSDIASTTRFVIQDNGYVGIGTTSPSQKLSTDGLMYIGGTGTSTIENNLHVRGNLQVGLGTIYITGSNIYSSDGSINLSSGAASSTFANGLTVGTDKFIVQQGSGYVGVGTTSPYQKLSVDGNAYINGTLQVGAYTLPATDGASGQVLKTDAAGNLTWSADNTGGGGLTGTVGQLAYFSGTDTAAGTSTLFISTAGRVGAGTTTPTAKLAIAGTAGVASEQLFDVASSSGASLFHINSDGRIGLNTADPMGVIDAQMYVSNATSTANFNGLSSPWFGFGTYQNYLLQTEVLATTWAAVSTTRTANDAGDPRMGATGDRTGYGTADTAYVKQQIINSTQGPWTFSVWLRSGDFTNATSCAIAFDFGTGTATTTITKNITVGKEWQRYSVSGVATTTHSWKNVYVINGRNNIGVWGAQFEPSIFASQYSNAQTTSASAATPYSTAHINSALNISGAITGGSSLTISGAIASVTTLGLSGILTQSKTALASSTAVVADGVVLWNTTAATSVLDAQWSPRLRLIGNVWDTGASLTRSTHWMMQNQTYTGNPGISNLAFQYAYNGTATSTPLVLSSTGNIGMGTSSPEYGLDVYGSAAFGLGSEVMRIDSTGNVGIGTSSPFARLSVAGNGSGLGYAFAVSDIASTTRFVIQDNGNVGIGTTSPYAKLSLVGSATDDSDIFAVSTSSSGAIFRVTGYGNVLADGTITGGGADYAEYFRTLDSDLMPGETVCVDLLENNAVKRCERGHDNNAMGIVSTKPSIVGNNSSQVKEDPASYVIVGMLGQVDAFASAENGAINIGDSLTSASSTPGYAMRADGGDSTIGVALEPLNSGTGKIKVLISRRNKSLAVEEVEALVVERIAGMEIEDEVQLMIKQAVDNLDLDPKIAAIAEEEANRLDAVLTVRLDDTNGLIADLRTQTLDSIMELNTQIAGINNEILSLRLAMLQNDGLLASTTALAEKIKLDEQGNLVIGASKTSDVSVRIVDITEITASSTRTALVINQAGSGDIADFQADGVSIMNIASDGQVKIVGSMLVDGRIMLCTGGNCSDILDSAVDETMADLGVEGKVVAGAFEGYCDEGFVWIPGSAEYGTLPGFCVMNNLAGSVGNPIPSEESDSSGPITNVSQGQAQAACQALGAGYHLIGENEWLTIAADILQVAANDSDANAAGLQLATSSASYKLTNGNIINNLPGTGEWTKGLINQDDLPVVAGADWAEYGAVSSYKSLSIIRPPYYLTDANNYIGKIKVGEDGSMVRGCIRGVNGIYSLDLSQAPETQSENIGFRCAK from the coding sequence ATGCTTGTATCTAACGGCAGCAGCGCTTTGCCGAATTTGGCGTCAGTTACTAATACGGATACGGGTTTAATCGTAACCGATACGTTAGTGGCCATAACAATTGACAATGATACGGATTTTCAAGTTAGTAATGGTGTAATGAGAATTCCGGCAACCATGAATTGGATGCCAGATTCTAGTTTGAGCATAAGTCGAGCGGCAATGGATACAATGGCTTTTAGCACCGATGGTGAGGTTATGAGATTAACTCCGAGTCGATCTGTCGGTATCGGCACGACTTCGCCTTACGCAAAACTTTCGGTCATGAATGCCTATGGCGAAAGCACGACTCCGTTGTTTACCATCGCTTCTTCCTCGACCGGAGTAGCCACTTCTACTTATTTAACGGTTTTGGCGAATGGCAATGTGGGGATTGGGACGGCGGATCCGGGGAGTTATAAATTAAATGTTGGTGGTACCACATATTTTGATGGTAATTCTTCTGTACATGGAAATTTAACAGTAAGTGCTCAAAATTTTCTGTATTTTAGCACTACAAAAACTGGCATATCAGGTAATGGCGCCAGTGATGATAGTGTTAATTACATGAATTTTATGGTTAATAACGCTACAAAGATGTATATAGCAAATACCGGCAACATCGGCATCGGCACAACCACCCCGGCCTGGAACCTGCAAATCGCATCTTCAACCAAAACCCAATTTGCTCTCTCGGATATGTCGGCCGCGGCTGACCAAAAACACTGGCTCTTATCTAGTATGGGCGGAAGTTTCTATATCTCTACTTCCTCCGACGCTCTAGCCACTTCAACCATCTCGGCTCTAACCATTAACTCCAACGGCTATATAGGCATCGCTACCACCTCGCCTTATAAGCAACTTTCGGTTAACGGCAACGCTTATGTCACCGGCACCATGCAAGTCGGTTCTTATACTTTGCCTAATACCGACGGTTCAACCGGCTATATTTTAAAGACCGACGGCTCGGGGGCGGTAAGCTGGCAGGCGGATAATTCCGGCGCGGCCGGCGGAGCCAGCGGCTGGACCTTTATCGCCAACGGCATCTACAACGCGACTTCCACCGATACGGTTATGATCGGCGGCTCAACTATTTCCAACGCGGCAAACTCCCTTGAAGTTACCGGCTCGTCTTATTTTTCCGGCAACGTCGGGATAGGCACGACCACGCCAAACTGGAATCTGCAAGTCGCGGGCACTCGGCCGTTCTTAACTCTTTCGGATATGAGCGCCGGGCTGGACGCCAAGCATTGGTTTATGTCTTCGCAAGGCGGCAATCTCTACATCGGCACTTCGTCGGACGACTTAACTTCAACTACGACTTATTTAACGGTAAGTTCTGCCGGCCAGACGACTATCGGCAATTCTGATTCGTCCGAAGCTATGCGCATTACTGCCGCCGGCAACGTCGGTATCGGCACGAGCTCTCCTTTAACCAAACTTTCCGTTCAAGGTACGGCCGGCCAGCCAATCTTAAATATCGCTTCTTCAACCGGTGCTTCCTTATTATATATAAATGAGTTTGGGAATGTGGGGATTGGGACGGCAAATCCGGGAAGTTATAAATTATATGTTAATGGGATAGGTTATTTTAACAGCAATATCTATGGTAGCTGGTTATATGGAGATAAATTTTTAGCTAACATAGGCTCTGCTGCATTACCAAGCTATTCACATAGTACAGATTCAGATACTGGAATGTTTTTACCTGATGGAAATATTATAGGTTTTTCTACTGGTAGCGCTGAGCGAATGAGAATCACTTCTTCCGGCAATGTCGGTATCGGTACGACTTCGCCATACTCTTTACTTTCTATTTCCAATTCGGTTAGCACGCCTGCTAATACGCCATTATTTACCATTGCTTCAACTACGGGCGGAACAGCAACATCTACTTTCATGACGGTTTTGGCCAATGGCAATGTCGGGATTGGGACGGCGAATCCGACGACAAAATTGGAAGTTAGCGGGGCAATAAGCGCAAGTTCCTATATCAATTCCAGTACTTTCGTCTCCGGAAATAGCGCCGTAGTTGCCGGTACATCTGGTATGTATTATTCAATATTAGCTTCAGGTAATTATGGTTTTGGCGCCGCAACTTCATTAGGAGCAAGACCTCTGACCTTGGCTTCTGGCAATGCCGCTACCTATACAGATGGTTATATTAATTTTAGTACAGCCGGGCTAGAAAGAATGAGAGTATCTTCAGACGGCAACGTCGGCATCGGCACAACCACTCCGGCCTGGAACCTGCAAATAGCTTCATCCACTAAAACTCAATTTGCTCTGTCTGATATGTCGGCGGCCGCTAACCAAAAGCATTGGGTTTTATCAAGTATGGGCGGGAGTCTATATATCGCTACCTCGTCCGACGCTTTAGCCACCTCAACTTTCACGGCTCTATCTATTAACTCTAACGGCTATATCGGAATCGGCACGACTTCGCCTTCTAAACTTCTCTCGGTTAATGGCAACGCTTATGTCACCGGCACCTTGCAAGTCGGGCCTTACACTTTACCTAATACGGACGGTTCTGACGGTCAAGTTCTAAAGACCAACGCGGCCGGAGTTTTAACCTGGTCGGCGGATAATTCAGCCGCTGGAGCTAGCGGAGTTGGCTGGGCCTCAAGCACGTTAGATACCACTTCCATCTATTTCACGGGTTCAGGTAAAGTCGGCATCGGCACAACCACGCCGAACAGTCTGTTTCATATCGCCGGCCCTACGCCGAAATTCACTTTATCCGATACTTCGGCCGGAGCGAATTTAAAGCATTGGTTTATGCAGTCGTCCGGCGGCTCGCTGTATTTCGCCACCACCTCCGACGCTTTAGTTGATTCCGGCACCAGGGCTTTAACCATAAATAGCTTAGGCTATGTCGGCATCGGCACTTCTTCGCCGCAAACCGCTTTGCATATCGGCACGGCCTCTTCAACCATGATTTCCCAATACGGCAACAGCTTAATGGTTTCCGGCGAATTAGAAGTAGCCGGCTCGGCTTATCTCGGCGCTATGGAATTTCCGACTGACGGCGGGGCTATCTCCTGGATTGATATGGCGGTTTCCGGCTCGGTGGCGACCGGCACGATTGAAAGCTATACGGCGCGGATCGGCGGCACGGATATTTTAACGGTTTACGCCGAAGCCGACGGCTATCTCGGCGGAGTTACTCCGTCTTCGTCCCGCGTCGGCATAGGCACGACTTCGCCGTTCGCCAGATTATCAATCGCCGGCGCCGGCACGGGCACGGGCTACGCTTTCGCGGTTTCGGATATCGCGAGCACCACCAGGTTCGTCATTCAGGATAACGGCTACGTCGGCATCGGCACGACTTCGCCCTCGCAAAAACTTTCCACCGACGGCTTAATGTATATCGGCGGCACCGGCACTTCCACCATTGAAAACAATCTGCACGTCAGGGGTAATCTGCAGGTCGGCCTGGGAACGATATACATTACCGGCTCCAATATTTATTCCTCGGACGGCTCCATTAACTTGTCGTCCGGCGCGGCCTCTTCAACTTTCGCCAACGGCTTAACAGTCGGCACGGATAAATTCATAGTTCAGCAGGGTTCGGGCTACGTCGGCGTAGGCACGACTTCGCCTTATCAAAAACTTTCGGTTGACGGCAACGCTTATATCAACGGCACTTTGCAGGTCGGCGCTTATACTTTACCGGCGACCGACGGCGCCAGCGGACAGGTTTTAAAAACTGACGCGGCCGGTAATTTAACCTGGTCGGCGGATAATACGGGCGGCGGCGGATTAACCGGCACGGTCGGGCAATTAGCTTATTTTTCCGGAACCGACACGGCGGCCGGCACTTCAACTTTATTTATTTCAACCGCGGGCAGAGTCGGCGCCGGCACGACCACTCCGACCGCTAAACTGGCGATCGCCGGAACCGCCGGAGTGGCCTCGGAACAATTATTTGACGTAGCTTCGTCCAGCGGCGCTTCGCTTTTCCATATTAATTCCGACGGCCGCATCGGCCTTAATACCGCCGATCCCATGGGCGTCATAGACGCGCAAATGTATGTTAGCAACGCGACTTCCACGGCTAATTTTAACGGCCTGTCATCGCCCTGGTTCGGCTTCGGCACTTATCAAAATTATCTTTTACAAACTGAAGTTTTAGCCACGACCTGGGCGGCCGTAAGCACCACCAGAACGGCTAATGACGCCGGCGATCCGCGGATGGGCGCGACCGGCGACCGGACCGGCTATGGCACGGCCGATACGGCTTATGTCAAACAGCAGATTATTAATTCAACTCAAGGGCCGTGGACTTTTTCGGTCTGGCTAAGGTCGGGCGATTTTACTAACGCTACTTCCTGCGCCATTGCTTTTGATTTTGGCACGGGCACGGCGACCACCACTATTACCAAAAATATTACGGTGGGAAAAGAATGGCAAAGATATTCCGTTTCCGGCGTGGCTACAACCACCCACTCTTGGAAAAATGTCTATGTTATTAACGGCCGGAACAATATCGGAGTCTGGGGGGCGCAATTTGAACCTAGTATTTTCGCCAGCCAGTATTCAAACGCCCAAACCACCAGCGCTTCAGCGGCTACGCCGTACTCAACAGCGCATATTAATAGCGCTTTAAATATTTCCGGAGCCATAACCGGCGGCAGTTCACTGACTATTAGCGGCGCGATTGCGAGCGTTACCACGCTCGGCCTGTCGGGAATTTTAACTCAAAGTAAAACCGCCTTAGCAAGTTCTACCGCGGTTGTGGCCGACGGCGTTGTTCTTTGGAATACCACGGCCGCGACCAGCGTTTTAGACGCCCAATGGTCGCCGCGTCTGCGCTTAATCGGCAATGTCTGGGATACGGGAGCCAGCCTTACTAGGTCAACTCACTGGATGATGCAGAACCAGACCTATACGGGCAACCCGGGAATTTCCAATCTGGCTTTCCAGTACGCCTATAACGGCACGGCCACTTCAACGCCTTTGGTTTTATCTTCTACCGGCAATATCGGCATGGGCACTTCTTCGCCCGAATACGGCTTAGACGTTTACGGCTCGGCGGCTTTCGGCCTTGGCTCGGAAGTCATGCGCATTGATTCTACCGGCAACGTGGGCATCGGCACCTCTTCGCCGTTCGCCAGATTGTCAGTCGCCGGCAACGGTTCGGGCCTAGGCTACGCTTTCGCGGTTTCGGATATCGCGAGCACCACGAGATTCGTTATCCAGGATAACGGCAACGTGGGCATCGGCACGACTTCGCCTTATGCTAAACTATCGCTCGTCGGTTCGGCTACTGATGATTCTGATATTTTCGCTGTTTCCACTTCTTCTTCAGGCGCCATCTTCCGCGTCACCGGCTACGGCAATGTTTTAGCCGACGGCACGATTACCGGCGGCGGAGCCGATTATGCCGAATATTTCCGCACTTTAGATAGCGATTTAATGCCCGGCGAAACCGTTTGCGTTGACCTCTTAGAAAATAACGCGGTTAAAAGATGCGAGCGCGGGCATGACAATAACGCCATGGGCATAGTTTCCACCAAGCCGTCAATCGTTGGTAATAATTCCAGCCAAGTTAAAGAAGATCCGGCGAGTTATGTCATAGTCGGCATGCTGGGGCAGGTTGACGCTTTCGCTTCGGCGGAAAACGGCGCGATTAATATCGGCGATTCCCTGACCTCGGCGTCAAGCACGCCCGGCTACGCTATGCGCGCCGACGGCGGCGACTCAACCATCGGCGTGGCTTTAGAGCCGTTAAATAGCGGCACGGGCAAAATTAAAGTTTTGATTTCGCGCCGCAATAAATCTCTGGCCGTAGAAGAAGTTGAAGCTCTAGTAGTAGAGCGCATCGCGGGCATGGAAATAGAAGACGAAGTGCAATTAATGATAAAACAGGCGGTTGATAATTTAGATTTAGATCCGAAAATCGCGGCCATAGCAGAGGAAGAAGCCAACAGATTAGACGCGGTTTTAACCGTCAGGCTTGATGATACTAACGGTTTAATCGCTGATTTAAGAACGCAGACGCTAGACAGCATTATGGAATTAAATACTCAAATAGCTGGAATAAATAATGAGATTCTATCGCTCCGCTTGGCTATGCTCCAGAATGACGGTCTATTGGCCAGCACGACGGCGTTAGCGGAAAAAATTAAGCTTGATGAACAGGGGAATTTAGTAATCGGAGCGTCAAAGACATCGGACGTCTCGGTGCGGATTGTTGATATTACTGAAATTACGGCTAGCTCAACTCGGACCGCTTTAGTTATCAATCAAGCCGGTTCGGGCGATATAGCCGATTTCCAGGCCGACGGCGTCAGTATTATGAATATCGCTTCGGACGGCCAGGTTAAAATAGTCGGCTCAATGCTGGTTGACGGCCGAATTATGCTCTGCACCGGCGGCAACTGTTCGGATATTTTAGATTCAGCCGTGGACGAAACCATGGCTGACTTAGGCGTTGAAGGCAAAGTCGTGGCCGGAGCTTTTGAAGGCTACTGCGACGAGGGTTTTGTCTGGATACCGGGCTCGGCCGAATACGGAACTTTACCCGGGTTCTGCGTGATGAATAATTTGGCCGGGAGCGTAGGGAATCCGATTCCTTCAGAGGAATCGGATTCCTCCGGACCGATTACGAACGTCAGCCAAGGACAGGCGCAAGCCGCCTGCCAGGCTTTAGGCGCGGGCTATCATTTAATCGGTGAAAATGAATGGCTGACTATCGCGGCCGATATTTTGCAAGTGGCGGCCAATGATTCTGACGCTAATGCCGCTGGCCTGCAACTGGCGACTTCGTCCGCTTCCTATAAATTAACCAATGGCAATATTATAAATAATCTGCCCGGGACAGGGGAATGGACTAAAGGTTTAATCAATCAAGATGATTTACCGGTTGTCGCCGGAGCGGATTGGGCCGAATACGGCGCGGTTTCTTCGTATAAGTCATTATCAATCATCCGCCCGCCGTATTATTTAACCGATGCTAATAATTACATCGGCAAGATTAAAGTCGGCGAAGACGGCAGCATGGTTAGAGGCTGTATCAGAGGAGTTAATGGAATCTATAGTTTGGATTTATCGCAGGCGCCGGAGACGCAGAGCGAGAATATAGGATTTAGGTGCGCGAAATAA
- a CDS encoding LamG domain-containing protein — MKKIAKTKKIRDVRRPARRRTSRVSLGKYIISLAVFVLVISGFYWLVNKNYRNPRVLGVMEMVEMKVPEWYLDPLVVSQGNNFLSITPLAGEKVRVEKINNQFIYRDAYLNTDVIQTEYQYKIKEELILKEPGHPLEFKYNLGNIENYRVEEDEQGNIIFYDKKLYEKNNNSKNLSRIFTIFTPFVQDQKHRSFKDIKAVIKENILTVTINEDWINQAIYPVLVDPTIEINLLNVQSHPQTGDNWIVEFTTKGQADLKIIPEDQATIDDDEFLSLSCDGEEKTPEILDKDIIYYPSWQCAGAGKVIHRTLRAGEHTLKFEFGDPAKPDELVTAWASDMGSEPDFSLEPYKDGTIILVKPIATGAGEGRYEAGDIIEIRPASKGLGISEKTDYLAFYYDGPISQEFINKFTASETDERETIVKRRAYGIDITKILSPIDLAKAATFRRVKKIYNLPLDSVIKKNRTQKSVTEMPKWVALASKLDKFSKSLIKTARAAATVIKIIDPDNGAGTDYVSLNAWEAQNLNLVTRDEIQIAKCRTTGGSADTTAVNITGWTTSATQYIKIWTDPAESYRHGGKWDDTKYRLILNDATPLILSVPWVYVEGLQFKRTYTSVQYSYVVQTNIYPNSAADVYLGYNISVAEGANSSFYFTGNLNLNVYAYNCVAYGGTRNGFFGYGGTQYCYNCTSTKHTGAQGYGIRGIDYVYNSIAVGNDGSDLSLATTTDYNASDDGDGTNAQVLDSTNNYENEFVDYVNDDYHLVSGSVAVNHGTNDPGSGLYSDDIDLQSRSGTWDIGADEYVTSAFCGDGSCNNSETHGTCPADCPLISNTANSAIINSPLSGRFKDSSLVGYWSFDGADMNWASSTAEALDRSGNNNNGNVTNFDKKSVTPGINGQGLKFDGNDDYVSVPHATSLNPSSAITISFWMLSHDNVSVSQLNGPITKNASTDYRIRLTANNTLTWLQAGGTIFTSTNNIFTINQWAHIALVSDSSGGIFYKNGVAWGSTGTAYISPSSSENLLFYPRSVSTNMDDVRIYNRALSPTEILEQYNAGAARMTVNTPSGSGAVGLSSGLVGSWTFDGPDMNWASTTAEALDKSGNRDGDVIGFDYKAATPGVSGQALKLDGANDYIKINNAPTLVSPYSISLWFYPTQISINQGLVAFNTSGYPFLYMYNGNRILLSSPSSGSFRTFCDKLFTASDLNKWWHLVFIVNSTTDASAWKCFLNNTDVGLTGSDSSGTYKEPTSTWTLGTYYNNSWYLPGNLDEVNIYNRQLSTDEIEKLYQLGNRKIEFSR, encoded by the coding sequence ATGAAAAAAATAGCTAAAACCAAAAAGATCAGAGACGTCCGACGTCCAGCGAGACGTCGGACGTCCCGGGTTAGCCTGGGGAAATATATAATCAGCCTGGCTGTTTTTGTTTTGGTTATTTCCGGTTTTTATTGGCTTGTTAATAAAAATTACCGCAACCCCCGAGTATTAGGCGTTATGGAGATGGTTGAGATGAAGGTGCCGGAGTGGTACTTAGACCCCTTAGTCGTTAGTCAGGGAAATAATTTTTTAAGCATCACGCCTTTAGCCGGTGAAAAAGTGCGGGTGGAAAAAATAAACAATCAATTTATCTATCGCGACGCTTATCTTAATACTGATGTTATTCAGACTGAATACCAATATAAAATTAAAGAAGAGTTAATTTTAAAGGAGCCGGGACATCCCCTGGAATTTAAATATAATTTAGGCAATATTGAAAATTATCGCGTTGAAGAAGATGAGCAAGGCAATATTATATTTTACGATAAGAAGCTGTATGAGAAAAATAATAATTCTAAAAATTTAAGCCGGATATTCACTATTTTTACTCCTTTCGTGCAGGACCAAAAACATAGGTCATTTAAGGATATTAAAGCCGTTATTAAGGAAAATATTTTAACAGTTACGATTAATGAGGATTGGATTAACCAAGCGATTTATCCCGTATTGGTTGACCCTACTATTGAGATAAACCTTTTGAATGTCCAATCCCATCCGCAAACCGGGGATAACTGGATAGTGGAATTCACCACTAAAGGACAAGCTGATTTAAAAATTATCCCCGAAGACCAGGCCACGATTGACGACGATGAATTTTTGTCTTTAAGTTGCGACGGCGAGGAAAAAACTCCTGAAATTCTGGATAAGGATATTATTTATTATCCAAGCTGGCAATGCGCCGGCGCCGGCAAAGTAATCCATCGCACTTTAAGAGCCGGTGAACATACTTTAAAATTTGAATTCGGCGATCCGGCCAAGCCGGATGAGTTAGTTACCGCCTGGGCCTCGGATATGGGCAGTGAACCTGATTTTTCCCTGGAGCCGTACAAAGACGGCACCATTATTCTAGTTAAGCCGATCGCTACCGGCGCGGGCGAAGGACGGTACGAGGCCGGAGATATTATAGAAATCCGCCCGGCTTCAAAAGGCTTAGGTATTTCCGAAAAAACAGATTATTTGGCGTTTTATTATGACGGGCCAATCAGCCAAGAATTTATTAATAAATTTACGGCTTCCGAGACTGATGAGCGGGAGACCATAGTTAAAAGAAGAGCTTACGGCATTGATATTACCAAAATTCTTTCGCCGATAGATTTAGCAAAAGCGGCAACTTTCAGGCGAGTTAAAAAAATTTATAATCTTCCTCTTGACAGCGTTATTAAAAAAAACCGAACTCAAAAATCCGTAACAGAGATGCCGAAATGGGTAGCGTTGGCAAGCAAGCTTGATAAATTTTCAAAAAGTTTAATCAAAACGGCTCGCGCCGCCGCTACGGTAATAAAGATTATTGACCCGGATAACGGCGCCGGCACGGATTATGTTTCCCTTAACGCTTGGGAAGCGCAAAACCTTAATCTTGTTACGCGCGATGAAATTCAAATTGCCAAATGCCGAACTACCGGAGGAAGCGCCGATACTACGGCTGTGAATATTACTGGCTGGACGACGAGCGCTACTCAATATATTAAGATTTGGACTGACCCGGCTGAATCATACAGGCATGGAGGCAAATGGGATGATACAAAGTATAGATTAATATTAAATGATGCTACACCATTAATCCTTTCTGTCCCTTGGGTTTATGTTGAGGGCTTACAATTTAAAAGAACTTATACTTCTGTCCAATATAGTTATGTCGTGCAAACAAATATTTATCCAAATTCCGCGGCTGATGTTTATTTAGGATATAATATTTCTGTCGCGGAAGGAGCAAATAGCAGTTTTTATTTTACTGGTAATCTTAATTTAAATGTGTATGCGTATAATTGCGTTGCTTACGGCGGAACTAGAAACGGATTTTTCGGTTATGGAGGCACCCAGTATTGCTATAATTGCACATCAACAAAACATACCGGCGCCCAAGGGTACGGTATTAGAGGCATTGATTACGTATATAATTCCATAGCGGTAGGAAATGATGGCTCTGACCTTTCCTTGGCGACTACGACTGATTATAATGCTTCTGACGACGGCGATGGAACAAACGCCCAGGTTCTTGATTCTACTAATAATTATGAAAATGAATTTGTAGATTATGTTAATGATGATTATCATTTAGTATCAGGAAGCGTAGCGGTTAATCATGGCACTAATGATCCTGGCTCGGGCTTATATTCTGATGATATAGATCTTCAGTCTCGCTCCGGAACTTGGGATATAGGAGCAGACGAGTATGTTACGTCGGCTTTCTGCGGCGATGGGAGTTGTAATAATTCAGAGACTCATGGCACTTGTCCGGCGGATTGTCCGTTAATTTCAAATACTGCCAACTCCGCTATTATCAATTCACCGCTTTCCGGCCGGTTTAAAGATTCGTCGCTGGTCGGCTATTGGAGTTTTGACGGCGCGGATATGAACTGGGCGTCGTCCACGGCCGAAGCGCTGGACCGCTCGGGCAATAATAATAACGGCAATGTCACGAATTTTGACAAAAAATCAGTTACCCCGGGCATTAACGGGCAGGGGTTGAAGTTTGACGGGAATGACGATTATGTAAGCGTTCCTCACGCAACGTCTCTTAATCCTTCTAGCGCTATTACTATTTCTTTCTGGATGTTGTCTCATGATAATGTAAGCGTTTCACAACTAAATGGCCCTATTACAAAAAATGCAAGTACTGATTATCGTATTCGTCTCACAGCTAATAATACCCTGACTTGGCTGCAGGCAGGTGGTACTATATTTACTTCTACAAATAACATATTTACTATTAATCAGTGGGCGCATATAGCGTTGGTTAGCGACTCTTCGGGAGGTATTTTTTATAAAAACGGAGTAGCTTGGGGTTCAACCGGCACTGCTTATATTTCGCCCTCAAGCAGTGAAAACCTTTTATTTTATCCAAGGTCAGTGTCTACGAACATGGATGACGTCCGTATCTACAACCGCGCTTTGTCGCCCACTGAAATTTTAGAGCAATACAACGCCGGCGCGGCGCGGATGACGGTTAATACACCTTCGGGCTCGGGCGCCGTTGGTTTATCTTCCGGGTTAGTCGGCAGTTGGACTTTTGACGGACCGGATATGAATTGGGCGTCTACTACGGCCGAAGCGCTGGACAAGAGCGGTAATAGAGATGGCGATGTTATTGGTTTTGATTATAAAGCCGCTACTCCGGGCGTTTCCGGGCAAGCGTTAAAGCTTGACGGGGCTAATGATTATATAAAAATTAATAATGCTCCGACTCTTGTTTCTCCATATTCTATCTCGCTATGGTTTTATCCGACGCAAATCAGCATAAATCAAGGCTTAGTCGCTTTTAATACTTCCGGCTACCCCTTTTTATATATGTATAATGGAAATAGAATATTGTTATCTTCGCCAAGCAGCGGGTCATTTAGAACTTTTTGCGATAAACTTTTTACAGCCAGCGATTTAAATAAATGGTGGCATCTAGTATTTATTGTAAACTCTACAACCGACGCTTCGGCATGGAAATGTTTTTTGAATAATACCGATGTCGGCTTAACCGGCAGCGATAGTTCGGGAACATACAAGGAGCCGACCTCAACTTGGACTTTAGGCACTTATTATAATAATAGCTGGTATTTACCCGGCAATCTTGACGAAGTTAATATTTATAATCGTCAATTATCAACTGATGAAATTGAGAAATTATATCAGTTAGGAAACAGAAAGATAGAATTTTCCCGATAA